The following are encoded in a window of Variovorax paradoxus genomic DNA:
- a CDS encoding LysR family transcriptional regulator, giving the protein MPSLRVLRTFLAVAAEGSFTAAAQRVALTQAAVGLQMRSLESDLKRPLFARRGKLVALNEQGRALVPVATQIVTLYEQARHGTQADAPLAGTVQFGAVVSGLGQLVRATLELKRRHPAVDLHVVSGKSNPLIAQVESRDLDAAVVVHNPAVHRPSLIWTPLYAEPMVLLTPAASRPASPRAMVERYPFIRFDRGEHTGELVERTLRRLRAKPQEFLELNSIEAIVDLVRDGLGVAVLPHLAERDWGADPMLRLLPIPQAAERRELALVQLRNAPRAEIIAAVAQQFLAAMAPDGKPYSSGS; this is encoded by the coding sequence ATGCCCAGCCTGCGCGTGCTTCGCACCTTCCTCGCCGTGGCCGCCGAAGGCTCATTCACGGCCGCCGCGCAGCGCGTTGCGCTCACGCAGGCGGCCGTCGGCCTGCAGATGCGCAGCCTCGAAAGCGACCTCAAGCGCCCGCTCTTCGCGCGGCGCGGCAAGCTGGTCGCGCTCAACGAGCAGGGGCGTGCGCTGGTGCCGGTGGCCACGCAGATCGTCACGCTGTACGAGCAGGCCCGGCACGGCACGCAGGCCGATGCGCCGCTGGCCGGCACGGTGCAGTTCGGCGCCGTCGTGTCGGGGCTGGGGCAGTTGGTGCGCGCTACGCTGGAGCTCAAGCGCCGTCACCCCGCAGTCGATCTGCACGTCGTGTCGGGCAAGTCGAACCCGCTCATCGCGCAGGTCGAAAGCCGCGACCTCGATGCCGCGGTGGTCGTGCACAACCCGGCCGTGCATCGGCCGTCGCTCATCTGGACGCCCCTGTATGCCGAACCGATGGTGCTGCTCACGCCGGCCGCTTCGCGTCCGGCCAGCCCGCGCGCCATGGTGGAGCGCTATCCGTTCATCCGCTTCGATCGCGGCGAGCACACGGGCGAACTGGTGGAGCGCACGCTGCGCCGGCTGCGCGCCAAGCCGCAGGAGTTTCTGGAGCTGAATTCCATCGAGGCAATCGTCGATCTGGTGCGCGACGGGTTGGGCGTCGCCGTGTTGCCGCACCTGGCGGAGCGTGACTGGGGCGCCGACCCGATGCTGCGGCTGCTGCCCATTCCGCAGGCGGCCGAGCGCCGCGAACTGGCCTTGGTGCAGCTGCGCAATGCGCCGCGGGCAGAAATCATCGCGGCCGTGGCGCAGCAGTTCCTCGCGGCCATGGCGCCGGACGGCAAACCTTACTCGTCAGGGTCTTGA
- the ispH gene encoding 4-hydroxy-3-methylbut-2-enyl diphosphate reductase, which translates to MNPSIEEVLLAEPRGFCAGVDRAIEIVERALAKFGAPIYVRHEIVHNTYVVNELKAKGAIFIEELSDVPPGSTLVFSAHGVSKAVEQEARDRGFSIFDATCPLVTKVHVEVAKLAKEGYEFIMIGHKGHPEVEGTMGQLSSGIHLVEDVADVANASPLQTEKLAVVTQTTLSVDDAAEIAAAVRARFPNVREPKQQDICYATQNRQDAVKIMSPQVDLVIVVGSPTSSNSNRLRELAQRLGTESYMVDSADELKPEWFEGKSRVGLTAGASAPEVLVHEVIERVRAFGAVSVRKMDGIEETIKFPLPKGLKLDDIPPPGHIS; encoded by the coding sequence TCCTGGCCGAGCCGCGCGGTTTCTGCGCCGGCGTGGACCGCGCCATCGAGATCGTCGAGCGCGCCCTCGCCAAGTTCGGCGCGCCGATCTACGTGCGCCACGAGATCGTGCACAACACCTACGTGGTGAACGAGCTCAAGGCCAAGGGCGCGATCTTCATCGAAGAGCTGTCCGACGTGCCGCCCGGCTCCACGCTGGTGTTCAGCGCGCACGGCGTGAGCAAGGCCGTGGAGCAGGAGGCGCGCGACCGCGGCTTCTCGATCTTCGACGCCACCTGCCCGCTCGTGACCAAGGTGCACGTCGAGGTGGCCAAGCTCGCGAAAGAGGGCTACGAATTCATCATGATCGGCCACAAGGGCCACCCCGAGGTCGAAGGCACGATGGGTCAGCTGTCGAGCGGCATCCACCTCGTGGAAGACGTGGCCGACGTGGCCAACGCCTCGCCGCTGCAGACCGAGAAGCTCGCCGTCGTCACCCAGACCACGCTCAGCGTGGACGACGCCGCCGAGATCGCCGCCGCCGTGCGCGCGCGCTTTCCGAACGTGCGCGAGCCCAAGCAGCAAGACATCTGCTATGCCACCCAGAACCGCCAGGACGCGGTGAAGATCATGAGCCCGCAGGTCGACCTCGTGATCGTGGTCGGCAGCCCCACCAGCTCCAACAGCAACCGCCTGCGCGAGCTGGCGCAGCGCCTGGGCACCGAAAGCTACATGGTCGATTCGGCCGACGAGCTCAAGCCCGAATGGTTCGAAGGCAAGTCGCGCGTGGGCCTCACCGCCGGCGCGTCGGCGCCCGAGGTGCTGGTGCACGAGGTGATCGAGCGCGTGCGCGCGTTCGGCGCCGTGTCGGTGCGCAAGATGGACGGCATCGAAGAAACCATCAAGTTCCCGCTTCCCAAGGGCCTCAAGCTCGACGACATTCCGCCCCCCGGGCACATCTCCTGA
- a CDS encoding LysR family transcriptional regulator, which produces MFQLTQLRCFVAVATELHFGRAAVSLNMTQPPLTRQIQLLEHELGVLLLERSGGNVRLTPAGVVFLREAEDILRRSQSAALAARRAMRADAGCVTMGFIPAASFTLLPQLLASVQAQLPDVQIVLREMQTLDQLEAIGTDRIELGIVRPFAPRSFAESAAIFREPFVLAMPSEHRLAEQACMRLSDLEGEAFIQFCPSESRYLYELIAGRLRAQGVAPETVQTLSHTHSILALVDAGVGVALVPRSAQKLGYAGVRFRPLDEVDSFDVEVHLAWRRRGRQGVVDAVRLLIQEAYPVPAKA; this is translated from the coding sequence GTGTTCCAGCTGACCCAACTCCGATGCTTTGTGGCCGTGGCCACTGAACTTCACTTCGGACGTGCGGCCGTTTCGCTGAACATGACCCAGCCGCCCCTCACACGCCAGATCCAGCTGCTGGAGCACGAACTCGGCGTGCTGCTGCTCGAGCGCTCGGGCGGCAACGTGCGGCTCACGCCCGCGGGTGTCGTGTTCCTGCGCGAGGCCGAAGACATCCTGCGCCGCAGCCAGTCGGCCGCGCTGGCCGCGCGCCGTGCGATGCGCGCCGATGCCGGCTGCGTGACGATGGGCTTCATTCCCGCGGCGAGCTTCACGCTGCTGCCGCAGCTGCTGGCCTCAGTGCAGGCGCAACTGCCCGATGTGCAGATCGTGCTGCGCGAGATGCAGACCCTCGACCAGCTCGAGGCCATCGGCACCGACCGCATCGAACTCGGCATCGTGCGGCCGTTTGCCCCGCGCAGCTTTGCCGAATCGGCCGCGATCTTTCGCGAACCCTTTGTGCTCGCGATGCCCAGCGAGCACCGCCTGGCCGAACAGGCGTGCATGCGCCTGTCGGACCTGGAAGGCGAGGCCTTCATCCAGTTCTGCCCGTCCGAATCGCGCTACCTCTACGAGCTGATTGCGGGCAGGCTGCGCGCGCAAGGTGTCGCGCCGGAAACGGTGCAGACCTTGAGCCACACGCATTCGATCCTGGCGCTCGTGGATGCGGGCGTGGGCGTGGCGCTGGTGCCGCGCTCGGCGCAGAAGCTGGGCTACGCGGGCGTGCGCTTCAGGCCGTTGGACGAGGTCGACAGCTTCGATGTCGAGGTCCACCTGGCCTGGCGCCGCCGGGGCCGCCAGGGCGTGGTGGATGCGGTGCGCCTCCTGATTCAAGAGGCGTACCCGGTGCCGGCCAAGGCCTAG
- a CDS encoding Bug family tripartite tricarboxylate transporter substrate binding protein, with the protein MNRRSLLALAALLSLNGGAAIAQDFPARPLTIVVGSSAGSATDGLARAVAQEVTKATGQSVIVDNRPGAFGGIAAQFASRAQPDGYTVFMTTNTTQAANSHLQKKLSYDPIKDFAPVALLAKGYQLLVVNPQVKANSVAELIALAKASPGKLNYGSGSSSAQVATELFQQMTGTKFNYVPYKANPPAVIDLVAGQTDLMIADLATTLPQVKAGKLRALGLTSPKRLSLVPGTPTVAESIKGYEFGYWNALYAPAGTPAPVVSRLNALMQAAMKAPAVRNAAEQAGMEVSLSSPEELGKFQQAELERWGQIIKTAGIVAE; encoded by the coding sequence ATGAACCGCCGATCTCTGCTCGCCCTCGCCGCCCTCCTTTCGTTGAACGGTGGCGCGGCCATCGCCCAGGACTTTCCTGCACGCCCGCTCACCATCGTCGTGGGCTCGAGTGCCGGCAGCGCCACCGACGGCCTGGCACGCGCCGTGGCGCAGGAGGTGACGAAGGCGACCGGCCAGTCGGTGATCGTCGACAACCGGCCCGGCGCCTTCGGCGGCATTGCCGCGCAGTTCGCATCGCGCGCGCAGCCCGACGGCTACACCGTGTTCATGACGACCAACACCACCCAGGCCGCCAACTCGCACCTGCAGAAGAAGCTCTCGTACGACCCCATCAAGGACTTCGCGCCCGTCGCCTTGCTGGCCAAGGGCTATCAGTTGCTGGTGGTGAATCCGCAGGTCAAGGCGAACAGCGTGGCGGAACTGATTGCGCTGGCCAAGGCATCGCCGGGCAAGCTCAACTACGGCTCGGGCAGCTCGTCCGCGCAGGTCGCCACCGAGCTGTTCCAGCAGATGACGGGAACCAAGTTCAACTACGTGCCCTACAAGGCCAACCCACCGGCCGTGATCGATCTCGTGGCAGGCCAGACCGACCTGATGATTGCCGACCTCGCCACGACCTTGCCGCAGGTCAAGGCCGGCAAGCTGCGCGCCCTGGGCCTGACCAGCCCGAAGCGACTGTCGCTCGTGCCGGGCACGCCCACGGTCGCCGAGTCGATCAAGGGCTACGAGTTCGGTTACTGGAACGCGCTCTATGCACCCGCAGGCACGCCGGCACCCGTCGTGAGCCGCCTGAACGCGTTGATGCAGGCCGCGATGAAGGCGCCCGCCGTGCGCAACGCGGCCGAGCAGGCGGGCATGGAGGTGTCGCTGTCGAGCCCCGAGGAGCTGGGCAAGTTTCAGCAGGCCGAGCTGGAACGCTGGGGCCAGATCATCAAGACCGCGGGCATCGTGGCGGAGTGA
- a CDS encoding Bug family tripartite tricarboxylate transporter substrate binding protein → MTTHPTRRLFAARTTLALLAGAMGLASTAATAAEAWPTQPLKMIVGFAPGGGNDILARILAKELQQSLGQTVVVENRAGAGGLIAGEFVAKAPKNGHTLLLGSIGGNTIAPVLAKSLGFDPRKDLAPISLVAESGNALLVNAKLPYKNVKAFIEAARKEPGLINYASSGTGSTLHLAGALFAQQANVNIVHIPYKGNSQALTDVAGGQVQAIFSGIPPAIVSAKTGQTRILAVTSKQRVKSLPDVPTVAEAGLPGYAFTSWYGLFTTGGTDPAIVERLAREVHKIIHKPEVRAQFEMQGVEPVTSEPKAFAAQIDRELTRWGRDVKAMNITLD, encoded by the coding sequence TTGACCACGCACCCCACCCGCCGACTGTTCGCTGCCCGCACCACGCTCGCCTTGCTCGCGGGTGCCATGGGCCTGGCGAGCACTGCTGCCACCGCCGCCGAGGCTTGGCCCACGCAGCCGCTGAAGATGATCGTCGGCTTTGCGCCCGGCGGCGGCAACGACATCCTGGCGCGCATCCTCGCCAAGGAGCTGCAGCAGAGCCTCGGGCAGACCGTGGTGGTCGAAAACCGCGCGGGCGCCGGCGGCCTCATCGCCGGCGAGTTCGTCGCCAAGGCACCGAAGAACGGCCACACGCTGCTGCTGGGTTCCATCGGCGGCAACACCATTGCACCGGTGCTGGCCAAGAGCCTCGGCTTCGACCCGCGCAAGGACCTGGCGCCCATCTCGCTGGTGGCCGAATCGGGCAACGCGCTGCTGGTCAACGCGAAGCTGCCGTACAAGAACGTGAAGGCCTTCATCGAGGCCGCGCGCAAGGAGCCGGGGCTCATCAACTACGCGTCGTCGGGCACCGGCTCGACCTTGCACCTGGCGGGCGCGCTGTTCGCGCAGCAGGCCAACGTGAACATCGTGCACATCCCGTACAAGGGCAACAGCCAGGCCCTCACCGACGTGGCCGGCGGCCAGGTGCAGGCGATTTTCTCGGGCATTCCGCCTGCGATCGTGTCGGCCAAGACAGGCCAGACCCGCATCCTGGCCGTGACCAGCAAGCAGCGCGTGAAGTCCCTGCCCGACGTGCCCACCGTCGCCGAGGCCGGCCTGCCGGGCTACGCCTTCACCTCGTGGTATGGCCTCTTCACCACGGGCGGCACCGACCCGGCCATCGTCGAACGCCTGGCGCGCGAGGTGCACAAGATCATCCACAAGCCCGAAGTGCGGGCGCAGTTCGAGATGCAGGGCGTGGAGCCGGTCACCAGCGAGCCCAAGGCTTTTGCCGCGCAGATCGACCGCGAACTCACGCGCTGGGGCCGCGACGTGAAGGCGATGAACATCACGCTCGATTGA
- a CDS encoding response regulator transcription factor, translating into MMAAQQGARRIAMVGCDEAQEAGWGNRLRLMGCDPVCFGDSTDFLLAITQGQQFGLLLVVLKDEGAWPILTAMCRALRIPIFLVARASQRDLLVDVLSAAGGETLGASIDFAVLPVDEFEVELRVRESLRRNRTLLEPQATAACFGDYQFLGTRRVVAYGDTEVRLKPREFELALLLFRNAGRLLERDWLLASLWVDARIERTSRTLDCCVASIRRKLSLHKGGEFVLVSVYGRGYELRHMAPAARGVSRAGEGDDASLVDTADFPDTSNEPVWLGESARA; encoded by the coding sequence ATGATGGCCGCGCAGCAGGGCGCGCGCCGCATCGCGATGGTCGGTTGCGACGAAGCGCAAGAGGCCGGCTGGGGCAACCGCCTGCGCCTGATGGGCTGCGACCCCGTGTGCTTCGGCGACAGCACCGACTTTTTGCTGGCCATCACGCAGGGCCAGCAGTTCGGCCTGCTGCTGGTCGTGCTGAAGGACGAAGGCGCGTGGCCGATCCTTACAGCGATGTGCCGCGCGCTGCGCATTCCGATTTTTCTGGTGGCGCGCGCCTCGCAGCGCGATCTGCTGGTCGATGTGCTGTCGGCCGCGGGCGGCGAGACGCTGGGCGCGAGCATCGACTTCGCGGTGCTGCCCGTCGACGAGTTCGAGGTGGAACTGCGCGTGCGCGAATCGCTGCGGCGCAACCGGACCTTGCTCGAACCACAGGCCACGGCCGCGTGCTTCGGCGATTACCAGTTTCTCGGTACGCGCCGCGTGGTGGCCTACGGCGACACCGAGGTGCGCCTGAAGCCGCGCGAGTTCGAACTGGCGCTGCTGCTGTTCCGCAATGCCGGCCGCCTGCTGGAGCGCGACTGGCTGCTGGCTTCGCTGTGGGTGGACGCGCGCATCGAACGCACGAGCCGCACGCTCGACTGCTGCGTGGCCAGCATCCGCCGCAAGCTGTCGCTGCACAAGGGCGGCGAGTTCGTGCTGGTCTCGGTGTATGGGCGGGGCTATGAGCTGCGGCACATGGCGCCGGCGGCGCGGGGCGTATCGAGAGCCGGTGAAGGCGATGACGCCTCGTTGGTCGACACCGCCGACTTCCCCGACACATCGAACGAGCCGGTGTGGCTCGGTGAAAGTGCGCGGGCATGA
- a CDS encoding YadA-like family protein, producing the protein MNASARFAPARTAIPLVLLWLACTGAHAFELAPAVRSDDAINLGQLHPVRTAVGDTARIAYSGAAMAIAMSAAYVPAYRPGEQAVGLAFGNYRGYTAASLGFKRTSGDGDSAWGMAVSSTGREWGFNAGIGWKLPRSTTAARP; encoded by the coding sequence GTGAACGCATCCGCACGTTTCGCCCCCGCACGCACCGCGATCCCGCTGGTGCTGCTGTGGCTCGCGTGCACCGGCGCTCATGCCTTCGAGCTCGCACCCGCCGTGCGGTCGGACGACGCCATCAACCTCGGCCAGCTGCACCCGGTGCGCACGGCCGTCGGCGACACGGCGCGCATCGCGTACTCGGGCGCGGCCATGGCCATCGCCATGTCGGCCGCCTACGTGCCGGCGTACCGCCCCGGCGAACAGGCCGTCGGCCTGGCCTTCGGCAACTACCGGGGCTACACGGCTGCGTCGCTGGGCTTCAAGCGCACGTCGGGCGACGGCGACTCGGCCTGGGGCATGGCGGTGTCGAGCACGGGCCGGGAGTGGGGCTTCAACGCGGGCATCGGCTGGAAGCTGCCGCGCAGCACCACCGCCGCCCGCCCCTGA
- a CDS encoding dihydrodipicolinate synthase family protein: MSHFHGAALRAALHGISGILVTPFDADDTLAPSRLNVVVDRAIDAGVHVLVANGNTSEFYGLQAHEAEQMVHAAAECIGGRAPLLAGVGRSVREACALARASRKAGADALMVHQPPDPFVAPRGVVAYLRQIADAADGLPLVLYLRNEAIGLAAIEELCRIPQIVGVKWASPTPLVLAEAMRRTADLGLAWVGGLAEVWAPPLYAVGARGFTSGLINVRPERSVAIYQALEAADYPQAMRLIEEMLPFEELRAQENNGTNVTVVKTALQMMGNDCGAARAPSAWPLSDSQQRQLHALMAGWNLLR; this comes from the coding sequence ATGAGTCACTTTCACGGCGCCGCGCTGCGCGCTGCGCTCCACGGCATTTCGGGCATCCTGGTCACGCCCTTCGATGCCGACGACACGCTCGCGCCTTCGCGCCTGAACGTCGTGGTCGACCGCGCGATCGATGCCGGCGTGCATGTGCTCGTGGCCAACGGCAACACGAGCGAGTTCTACGGCCTGCAGGCGCACGAGGCCGAGCAGATGGTGCATGCCGCCGCCGAATGCATCGGCGGGCGCGCGCCGCTTCTGGCCGGCGTGGGCCGCAGCGTGCGCGAAGCCTGCGCTTTGGCCCGCGCCTCGCGCAAGGCCGGCGCCGATGCCTTGATGGTTCACCAGCCGCCCGATCCGTTCGTGGCACCGCGCGGCGTGGTCGCCTACCTGCGCCAGATCGCCGACGCGGCCGACGGCCTGCCGCTCGTGCTCTACCTGCGCAACGAGGCCATCGGCCTGGCCGCGATCGAAGAACTCTGCCGCATCCCGCAGATCGTCGGCGTGAAGTGGGCATCGCCCACGCCGCTGGTGCTCGCCGAAGCCATGCGCCGCACGGCCGATCTCGGGCTGGCCTGGGTCGGCGGCCTGGCGGAAGTCTGGGCGCCGCCGCTGTACGCCGTGGGTGCGCGCGGCTTCACGTCGGGCCTCATCAACGTGCGGCCCGAACGCTCGGTCGCCATCTACCAGGCGCTGGAAGCGGCCGACTATCCGCAGGCCATGCGGCTCATCGAAGAGATGCTGCCCTTCGAAGAACTGCGCGCCCAGGAAAACAACGGCACCAACGTGACCGTGGTGAAGACCGCGCTGCAGATGATGGGCAACGACTGCGGCGCGGCACGTGCCCCGTCCGCGTGGCCCCTGTCGGACAGCCAGCAGCGGCAGCTGCATGCGCTGATGGCGGGCTGGAACCTGCTGCGCTGA
- a CDS encoding threonine/serine dehydratase, translating to MKNTNWRSDIESASRRLGERAGHFLRETPLWKLPAAAVGVTAPGAEVWLKLEHMQVSGSFKARGMMNRLLANDIPAAGVIVASGGNAGIATAAAAKALGVPCQVFLPGVSPEAKRARLRALGAEVVVVGELYPDALAACLTRQKETGALLTHAYDQPEVVAGAGTLGREIEAQAGLPDAVLVSVGGGGLIGGLAAWFEQRARVVALEPEKAPTLFRAREAGEPVDVDVGGVAADSLGARRIGAIAWEITQQQVRDALLLSDESIRAAQQWLWKELKLAVEPAAALPLAALQTGAYVPREGEKVCLIICGANVDPATVA from the coding sequence ATGAAAAACACCAACTGGCGCTCCGACATCGAGAGCGCCTCCCGCAGGCTGGGCGAGCGCGCCGGCCACTTTCTGCGTGAAACGCCGCTGTGGAAACTGCCGGCCGCCGCCGTCGGCGTGACCGCGCCCGGCGCCGAAGTCTGGCTCAAGCTCGAGCACATGCAGGTCAGCGGCAGCTTCAAGGCCCGCGGCATGATGAACCGGCTGCTTGCCAACGACATCCCCGCCGCGGGCGTGATCGTCGCCTCGGGCGGCAACGCCGGCATTGCCACCGCCGCGGCCGCCAAGGCGCTGGGCGTGCCCTGCCAGGTGTTCCTGCCGGGCGTGTCGCCCGAAGCCAAGCGCGCACGCCTGCGGGCGCTGGGCGCCGAAGTGGTCGTGGTCGGCGAGCTGTACCCCGACGCACTGGCCGCCTGCCTGACGCGCCAGAAAGAAACCGGTGCCTTGCTCACCCACGCCTACGACCAGCCCGAAGTGGTGGCCGGTGCCGGCACGCTCGGTCGCGAGATCGAGGCGCAGGCCGGCCTGCCCGACGCCGTGCTCGTGAGCGTGGGCGGCGGCGGCCTGATCGGCGGCCTCGCCGCCTGGTTCGAGCAGCGCGCCCGCGTGGTCGCGCTCGAGCCTGAAAAGGCCCCGACGCTGTTCCGCGCCCGCGAGGCCGGCGAGCCCGTCGACGTGGACGTTGGCGGCGTGGCAGCCGATTCGCTCGGCGCGCGCCGCATCGGCGCCATCGCCTGGGAGATCACGCAGCAGCAGGTGCGCGACGCGCTGCTGCTGTCCGACGAATCCATCCGCGCCGCCCAGCAGTGGCTGTGGAAAGAGCTGAAGCTCGCCGTGGAACCGGCCGCTGCGCTGCCGCTGGCCGCGCTGCAGACCGGCGCCTACGTGCCGCGCGAGGGCGAGAAGGTGTGCCTGATCATCTGCGGGGCGAACGTCGACCCGGCCACGGTCGCCTGA
- the serS gene encoding serine--tRNA ligase — protein MLDITLLRKDLASAVAGLEKRKKNQPYLDVSAFTALEAERKTLQTRTEEIQARRNTLNKQIGPLKAKGESVDALMAEVNALKAEQESQSKRLEEIQPDLHALLLAVPNLPHASVPLGEDEAGNVEMRRWAPQGGAGANATPLAFAPKDHVDLGAPLGLDFEMGAKLSGSRFSVMKGPIARLHRALAQFMVDLQTEQHGYTECYVPYIVNAATLSGTGQLPKFEGDLFAAKKGGQDGEPAPDHSALYLIPTSEVPLTNFVRDEVVPESQLPIKLTAHTPCFRSEAGSAGRDTRGMIRQHQFDKVEMVQIVHPEKSYDALEQMAGHAEAVLQALELPYRVVLLCTGDMGFTAAKTFDLEVWLPAQNTYREISSVSNCEAFQARRLQARFKNAQGKNELVHTLNGSGLAVGRALVAVLENHQNEDGSINVPAALRPYLGGLEVLRG, from the coding sequence ATGCTCGACATCACCCTGCTCCGCAAAGACCTGGCCTCCGCTGTGGCCGGCCTCGAAAAACGCAAGAAGAACCAGCCCTACCTCGACGTCTCGGCGTTCACCGCGCTCGAGGCCGAGCGCAAGACGCTGCAGACCCGCACCGAGGAAATCCAGGCGCGCCGCAACACGCTGAACAAGCAGATCGGCCCGCTCAAGGCCAAGGGCGAGTCGGTCGACGCGCTCATGGCCGAGGTCAACGCGCTCAAGGCCGAGCAGGAATCGCAGTCCAAGCGCCTCGAAGAAATCCAGCCCGACCTGCACGCACTGCTGCTCGCCGTGCCCAACCTGCCGCACGCCAGCGTGCCGCTCGGTGAAGACGAGGCCGGCAACGTCGAGATGCGCCGCTGGGCGCCCCAAGGCGGGGCCGGTGCCAATGCCACGCCGCTGGCCTTCGCGCCCAAGGACCATGTCGACCTCGGCGCACCGCTGGGGCTCGACTTCGAGATGGGCGCCAAGCTCTCGGGCTCGCGCTTCTCCGTCATGAAAGGGCCGATCGCCCGCCTGCACCGCGCGCTGGCCCAGTTCATGGTCGACCTGCAGACCGAACAGCACGGCTACACCGAGTGCTACGTGCCCTACATCGTCAACGCCGCCACGCTCAGCGGCACCGGCCAGCTGCCCAAGTTCGAAGGCGACCTGTTCGCCGCGAAGAAGGGTGGCCAGGACGGCGAGCCCGCGCCCGACCATTCGGCGCTGTACCTCATTCCGACCAGCGAAGTGCCCCTGACCAACTTCGTGCGCGACGAGGTCGTGCCCGAGTCGCAACTGCCGATCAAGCTCACGGCCCACACGCCGTGCTTCCGGTCGGAAGCCGGCAGCGCCGGGCGCGACACGCGCGGCATGATCCGCCAGCACCAGTTCGACAAGGTCGAGATGGTGCAGATCGTGCATCCCGAAAAGAGCTACGACGCGCTCGAGCAGATGGCCGGCCACGCCGAAGCCGTGCTGCAGGCCCTGGAGCTGCCGTACCGTGTCGTGCTGCTGTGCACCGGCGACATGGGCTTCACCGCCGCCAAGACCTTCGACCTCGAGGTGTGGCTGCCCGCGCAGAACACCTACCGCGAGATCAGCTCGGTGTCGAACTGCGAAGCCTTCCAGGCGCGCCGCCTGCAGGCCCGTTTCAAGAACGCCCAGGGCAAGAACGAGCTGGTGCATACCCTCAACGGCTCCGGCCTGGCCGTGGGCCGCGCGCTGGTCGCCGTGCTGGAGAACCACCAGAACGAAGATGGCTCGATCAACGTGCCGGCGGCGTTGCGTCCGTACCTCGGCGGCCTTGAAGTTTTGCGCGGTTGA